Below is a genomic region from Vitis riparia cultivar Riparia Gloire de Montpellier isolate 1030 chromosome 5, EGFV_Vit.rip_1.0, whole genome shotgun sequence.
TGCTGCACTTGCCATGTCTCCGTCCTTGCCCAGGGTGCCATCTGTTGGGAGCGATAAGACTGCCATGCCCTGGGTAACGCCCTTGTCCGGAATGTAACCACCAGGCAGTGTGAAACCTGCCGTGAAGGTTACAGTTGCTATGAGTGCCGCCACTATCATATGGCTTttcattgttttcttaatttcagATATTTCTTTACTTTCTTCACTTCCTTTGTTTTCAGATATTTCTTTACTTTCTTCacttcctttgttttctttgctTTCGCTGCTATCCATGTCTTCCTTGACCTCTGAACCCAAGGGTCTGATCCCAACTCTGAAGCTTGGACTCCGTCTCTGAAACTGTAAAAAGTTTACAGAAACATGGATAGAGATTTGATTTAAAGGGGTGAAAGAATCATCCTAATTCttgtaaaagaagaaaaataatatatttgctAACATAAAATTACCAGAAACTGCATTTTTATTGTTCTCCTCTCacataaaaacatatttttgaataaaagcATATGAAGGATGGTTGTCAGATGTAATATCTATATAATCAAAATACAGAAACacgaaaatatatatatatataaaattaattaaaaaaaaaattatgtatttttggATGTCAAATGGGTAACATAGGAAATCGAAAATTTTGACGACCTTACCCTTAATCTCGCGAAGGTGTCCAATATCCACGTCAACATCCTCTTCGGAGGTGGGAAGTAGTCGACATCTTTAGACAAGGGAGAATTGTGAAACAGGTAGAGGGGCGTCTTTCCTTCAGCATTCTTCTCGTTCATGAGTCCTCTCATCCTTAACGGGGGAATATTTGACAAACCCGaagttacaaatattttttttggcattATAAAATGAAGAACATTATTGCCCTCATCATCAACTTTCTCGCAACAATCTGGAAAGCGTGACACCAGCTCTTTCACTACATCCACATGGCCTCGGCTTGCTGCAATGTGAAGAGCTGTCTTGTTTCCATGGTCTTTGACGCCTAGGTGGACAACGCTGCTGTCACATTCGTCTAGCAATTGCCTCACTATTGTTGGATGACAACCCACATATGCAGCAAAGTGAAGGGGAGACCACCCATTTTTATCCAATTCTTTAGTTAAAGCAGGTTTCCATTCCAGTATCTTCTTTGTCATTGCTGATAAAATCAacaaatgagtgaaaaaaaatgatttaagaaaattaagaaaataaattacgTCTCCTCTTGTAATGTGATTcgatcattaaataaaaatggtgcATCTTCCACTACGTACCTTTGTTATTGAGAATTACCGCAGCATGCAAAGCCGTTCGACCCTTGATGCCACTATGAGCTGGTGAAGAGTACTTGTCTAGGATCATCTGCACCAAGTCTCCGAATCCCCACTCAGCAGCGATGTAAAGAGGAGTATTGCCTTCAGCATTAGCACCATAGGCAAAGTCGGGGTCATCCTGAATCAATAACTTCACCACCTCAGGGTGATGATTTCTCACTGCCTCGTGCAAGGCTGTGTCTTTGTCGTTATTTATCATCCTCAGAATTACCGTACAATCTGCTACAGCCCCTCTTTCTGTGTCTCCTTCTCCAAGTTTTTTGGCAGCGTCAATCAGATTTTTCACCACTTTCCAGTGCCCTTCCCTGGCTGCAAGGTGAAGTGGTGTGTCACCTTTCTCATTGGGCTGTTGTAATAGTGATGAAGGAGAACCCAACCCAAGGATCCACTCAACGCATTCCGCTTGACCGAACTGGGCTGCAACATGGAGAACAGTGTTCTTCTTTGGGGTTAGTTTGACTTGAATATCATCTTTACGAGCGTTAAGGGCATGGGTGTCACCATCTGCTGCAGCCACGTACAATTTAGGATCCATGATTGTGATCTTGGTCAGGCTACCATCTTCAGCTGCAGCCACGTTGGTGATCTCGATTTCCCTAGCATCTTCGGCTGCAGCCTGGTTGGTGATCTGAATTTCCCTAGCACCTTCACCTCCAACCTGATTCGACTCTGTATTCAAGTTAAGGCTGGAAGTAGTGGGATCGGCCATTGTCGTTGAATGAGCAGTCGCCTTTCTATATTTTGCTCCAAGGATGGGAAACAAGTTGACCAATTGTTTAATGGAGAGGGTGGCTCTTAGCTCAACCTCGGGGGAAGTGGATGCTTTTTATAGCCTATAGGTATGTGGGTGTAATTTGATATTCAAAGATGGAAGTATATTCAAATTCTCCGATCTTTGTCATAAATTAAAACAGTAGATGGAAGTACATATCAAAACACCACAATTATTTAAGTACACATTCTAAGATATTTTCGGTAggttatgtttatatttaaagatattttatacACTATTGATGTAATGGAAAgttgtttatttgaatttttctttttatatgccGTTCCTTTCAACTTGAGTCCacattttaagatattttctatagattatgtttatattcaaagatattttatatataattcatgATGTAATAGAAAGTTgtttatatgatttttcaattcttttttatatgtAGATAACGGTGGGCGaggaaattgaagaaaaatgatctGAGAATGTACTCCTCCAATgccaaaaaaattatgaatacatATTTCTCTTTTCCTGGTTTTGGTATTTTCTTCCTcttaattttctatttgattgGCATATTTGGAGGACACCACTaactattatttgttttttaagtcataattagtctatttttttctcatattccaACTAGTTAATTAACTTGATTTCCATCCATTTCTTAGTGAAGAAAAATGCTTTGAATATATCCTCGTCCAAGGATATCAGTAAAAAAATGCTCTGAATTAGTCCAttactaattattatttattttttaagtagtaattatatcatttttctctcatattcAAACTAGCTAATTAGCTTTATTTCCATCCATTCCttagggaaagaaaaatgttttgaataCGTCTTCCTCCAAAGATATCACCAAAAGTATTTTTGGTAAACATCACCTGTGTTATTTTGTACAATGgatttaatgttattttgtACAAgtattaatttatgaaattaaagtcAAGACAACGTAAAAGATACTTTGTAGAAGAAATTTCAATCAAAATGGTACGTGTATGTGTGTTAAAGCCCTACCAACTTTGTTGTGGGAGTTAAAAGCCTTACCAGCTCTCATTGTAGAATGGacaaaaaaatttcagaaagaaaaaatagaatatgaTACTGTGGTATCaaaaccaaattatttttaggtcAATAAACCCAATGAGTTCTTTTTAGTTAGTTAAATGATTGAATgcattatcaaattgatatccCTTTAGGgctcatgtttttatttttctattttttgtttcttatttatttatttacttatttttgtatctttctattttaatttcaactttttcacaaattttatagTATCCATGTATGTAACATTGTTGGTATATTTGGCATATGTCACCaagttttagtttaatttttctaaatgatAATTGGCCATTTTTCTCTTACATTTGAAAGCTAATTAGAGTAtatttgagaactattttttagatcaattttttattctctagaacaaaaaaaaaaaaaaaaaccaac
It encodes:
- the LOC117913948 gene encoding ankyrin repeat-containing protein ITN1-like isoform X1; amino-acid sequence: MADPTTSSLNLNTESNQVGGEGAREIQITNQAAAEDAREIEITNVAAAEDGSLTKITIMDPKLYVAAADGDTHALNARKDDIQVKLTPKKNTVLHVAAQFGQAECVEWILGLGSPSSLLQQPNEKGDTPLHLAAREGHWKVVKNLIDAAKKLGEGDTERGAVADCTVILRMINNDKDTALHEAVRNHHPEVVKLLIQDDPDFAYGANAEGNTPLYIAAEWGFGDLVQMILDKYSSPAHSGIKGRTALHAAVILNNKAMTKKILEWKPALTKELDKNGWSPLHFAAYVGCHPTIVRQLLDECDSSVVHLGVKDHGNKTALHIAASRGHVDVVKELVSRFPDCCEKVDDEGNNVLHFIMPKKIFVTSGLSNIPPLRMRGLMNEKNAEGKTPLYLFHNSPLSKDVDYFPPPKRMLTWILDTFARLRFQRRSPSFRVGIRPLGSEVKEDMDSSESKENKGSEESKEISENKGSEESKEISEIKKTMKSHMIVAALIATVTFTAGFTLPGGYIPDKGVTQGMAVLSLPTDGTLGKDGDMASAATENFRNFVMEDSIAMVLSMCAIGIYFLASFPIENKKTVHAYLLYGYVLTLAAMAVMVTAFVDGLQAVLHPSSSLEVTTKYMIVVFLLFLFVPAFPLLVTISRDFAWKKFVNL
- the LOC117913948 gene encoding ankyrin repeat-containing protein ITN1-like isoform X2 — translated: MADPTTSSLNLNTESNQVGGEGAREIQITNQAAAEDAREIEITNVAAAEDGSLTKITIMDPKLYVAAADGDTHALNARKDDIQVKLTPKKNTVLHVAAQFGQAECVEWILGLGSPSSLLQQPNEKGDTPLHLAAREGHWKVVKNLIDAAKKLGEGDTERGAVADCTVILRMINNDKDTALHEAVRNHHPEVVKLLIQDDPDFAYGANAEGNTPLYIAAEWGFGDLVQMILDKYSSPAHSGIKGRTALHAAVILNNKAMTKKILEWKPALTKELDKNGWSPLHFAAYVGCHPTIVRQLLDECDSSVVHLGVKDHGNKTALHIAASRGHVDVVKELVSRFPDCCEKVDDEGNNVLHFIMPKKIFVTSGLSNIPPLRMRGLMNEKNAEGKTPLYLFHNSPLSKDVDYFPPPKRMLTWILDTFARLRRRSPSFRVGIRPLGSEVKEDMDSSESKENKGSEESKEISENKGSEESKEISEIKKTMKSHMIVAALIATVTFTAGFTLPGGYIPDKGVTQGMAVLSLPTDGTLGKDGDMASAATENFRNFVMEDSIAMVLSMCAIGIYFLASFPIENKKTVHAYLLYGYVLTLAAMAVMVTAFVDGLQAVLHPSSSLEVTTKYMIVVFLLFLFVPAFPLLVTISRDFAWKKFVNL